From one Eucalyptus grandis isolate ANBG69807.140 chromosome 9, ASM1654582v1, whole genome shotgun sequence genomic stretch:
- the LOC104444381 gene encoding pectinesterase 2-like, with protein sequence MIPLFLPLLLSQTISCYSSSEVKSWCGKMPYSQSCEYFLSQSPKQTPLKQKSDFLRASMQVALERAQLAWTNTYSLGPRCRNEHERVAWADCLQLYKHTILRLNHTINRQCTQDDKQTWLSTALTNLETCRAGFVELGVSDNVLPLMSNNVSELIRNILSANHVPYVMPNYTNEFPTWVRPGDRKLLQSSSAASKANIVVAQDDSGNYKTISEAITTTSKRSGTTRYIIYIKAGMYNENVGVGTNLVNIMFVGDGIGKTIITGSKSVGGGSTTFNSATVAIVGDGFIAQDITFRNTAGAANHQAVALRSGSDLSIFYQCGFEGYQDTLYVYSARQFYKECDIYGTVDFIFGNAAVVLQNCNIYARNPPNKVNTITAQGRTDPNQNTGISIHNCKVTAASDLTSVQSSVKTYLGRPWQKYSRTVFLKTYLDSLIDSAGWLEWNGSFALTTLNYGEYMNTGPGSSTTNRVKWIGYHVITSATEASKFTVGNFIAGGSWLPATGVPYISSL encoded by the exons ATGATCCCTCTCTTTTTGCCTCTCTTGCtatctcaaaccatctcttgTTATTCCTCTAGTGAGGTGAAGTCATGGTGTGGCAAGATGCCTTACTCACAATCGTGCGAGTACTTCTTGAGCCAAAGCCCTAAGCAAACCCCTCTCAAGCAAAAATCCGATTTCCTCAGGGCTTCGATGCAGGTCGCCCTCGAGAGGGCTCAGCTCGCCTGGACCAACACGTACTCGCTAGGTCCCAGGTGTCGCAACGAGCATGAGAGGGTTGCGTGGGCCGACTGCCTCCAGCTTTACAAGCACACAATCCTCCGCTTGAACCACACCATCAACCGCCAGTGCACTCAGGACGATAAACAGACATGGCTCAGCACCGCCTTGACCAACCTCGAGACTTGCCGGGCCGGGTTCGTCGAGCTTGGTGTCTCAGACAATGTTTTGCCCTTGATGTCGAATAATGTCTCTGAGTTGATAAGGAACATTCTGTCTGCAAACCATGTGCCCTACGTTATGCCGAACTACACTAATGAGTTCCCCACTTGGGTGAGGCCCGGCGACCGGAAGCTCTTGCAGTCTTCATCCGCGGCATCTAAGGCTAATATTGTGGTGGCCCAAGATGATTCAGGGAACTATAAGACAATTAGCGAAGCTATAACCACAACATCGAAGCGGTCTGGCACAACAAGGTACATAATTTATATCAAGGCCGGTATGTATAATGAGAATGTTGGAGTTGGAACCAATTTGGTGAACATTATGTTTGTGGGTGATGGTATTGGAAAGACCATAATTACTGGAAGCAAAAGCGTTGGTGGCGGATCTACTACCTTCAACTCGGCAACAGTGG CTATCGTTGGCGATGGATTCATTGCCCAAGACATCACTTTCCGCAACACTGCCGGTGCAGCAAATCACCAAGCAGTGGCTTTGCGTTCCGGCTCCGACCTCTCGATCTTCTATCAATGTGGCTTTGAGGGTTATCAAGACACCCTTTATGTTTATTCTGCGCGACAATTCTACAAAGAGTGCGACATCTATGGCACAGTTGACTTCATCTTTGGAAATGCTGCCGTCGTTCTCCAAAACTGCAACATCTATGCTAGAAACCCTCCTAACAAGGTCAATACCATCACTGCACAAGGCCGAACTGACCCCAACCAAAATACTGGCATCTCTATCCACAACTGCAAAGTCACTGCAGCTTCAGACTTGACATCGGTTCAAAGCTCTGTCAAAACGTACCTCGGGAGACCGTggcaaaaatattcaagaactGTTTTCTTGAAGACTTACCTTGATAGTTTAATTGACTCGGCTGGTTGGTTGGAGTGGAATGGTAGCTTTGCCCTTACGACTCTAAACTATGGCGAGTATATGAACACGGGCCCCGGGTCATCGACCACAAATAGGGTCAAGTGGATAGGTTACCATGTCATCACGAGTGCAACAGAGGCCTCAAAGTTCACTGTCGGGAACTTCATCGCCGGTGGCTCTTGGTTGCCCGCCACTGGCGTGCCTTACATCTCTAGCCTTTAA